CGTAcattttgaaaacctttttaaAAAGGGGTACTTTTATTATCTGCAAGGGCATCTAAGTGTACAAGAtacaaaatatatgtttttttatattcaagttTTTCTCATACATTTTGAAGACCTTTTTAAAAAGGGGTGCTTTTGTTATCTCGTAACAAATAAATACAAGAAtcctaacaaaaaaacaaagccaAAGACACAATTCATTCACCTAAAGTACGAGTAAGTTGTCCCAACACATAGAAGAACGATAAAAGACGTAGGAATTATGTAAGCGAAGAACTTGCATAACAAGAATGCAGTTCCTAAGTTTAAGTTCCCTTCCACATTGCTCCTCCCCAACAACCCTTAGTAATCGCATATCTGATTTTCATGCATCCATGGAATATACACTTTTCTATCTTAACgtcaataaatatatatagagtTTGAATCAAACCAATCCTGTAATTGCAAACAAGAGCATGTTTGAGTATACTTGTATACAAGTATAAAGTCTAAAATCGACATTTTTTAtcagaaattttgaaaataccccAACctcccttcatttttcctttggtGTATACTTGTGTGTGCACACCCTATGCACACAAACTCGAACTCAAGAGGATGTATAACGTTCCATATAtcaaagcattaaatacattACCTTGCGGCCAAAGTTTCCAAATGCTTGGCGATGTGTCATGGTGGgaggcagtggcggagccaggattttttctagggtcgggccaagacgatTTGTGGGCCGGGccagggtcgggccaagaggagcaacAAGGAACGaccggtcgggccaaactaaaaaattttgattttttcaatgtaaaaaaaaaaaaaaatttcctgggctcacccgggccatggctcgggcgccccccctccctccgcccctggtggGAGGAGGGACCTTTCGGACATTGCTGTGTCCTGTGTCTCTCAAGATGGGTATAGTCCCATCTGGGCAGCTTACGCTACTTTGCCGAGGCCGATTGTGCTCATCCACATCAACTGAATAaactcttttctcttctttcatggcagTGGGAAGGGATCTTGGTTTCATCTGCAATTAGCAAAATAACTTGTTAGTTGTCTGTATGCACACTAGTAACCTCCTGTTGTCTCTCCACCAACCACACACACCTACAACTTttataaaagattaaaagaaaatgtaaagcATGATAATGGTCTAAATTAAGGAAACTCTATAGAGAATAGTTGACATTTGTTCACAAGCAGCTAGGTGGAAAGAAATAATTCATAACAGTAACATTCTAGCCATAATTCAAGGCAATAAGCAGAGGGTCAATAGAGTCCAATATGTGTTGTAGAATTTTAGTAGAAGTTCACCCTTACAACAGAGttggagaaaatgttgaaagaaaacagaaaacttTTGGAAAACCAAAGCAAGTGCAAAATGGCTTGCTTATTAAGATACTGCTCTGAGCTATCTTTAAGATTTGCTGGCGGGGCCAACATGCCAATTATTAGACATCTAATTCATTATTCATGTATGTTGAATTTTTGCCTAATTGAATTACATTGTGTTAATTCTTGTCTAATATACTATGTTAAACATGACATTTTTGTATTATGTAGCTAGTTACTGGATGTTAGCTGATGTGGTTAAATATTAGTTCTTTTATACTATTGTTTACCTGTATACTTGTCACTTATTTGTTTCTCATATTTCTTTTTGATGGGGTCAACATCACTTTACCTTAATACCTTTAACAATTATTTCGATTCACAATCAATTAAAAagagattcagatttgaatctcttttttcaaaactttttcgtATATATGGGACTACCATACTATGAGTAGCTGCCACTCTGTGCCATCCAACAAAGGGATCTGGCTCATGAGGAAACCAGTCTGCAGAGTGGCCAAACGGTCTGCGGGTCGGGGCAAGAGGAGCCacaggtcgggccaagaggagcgacaggtcgggccaaactaaaaaaatttgattttttcaatataatttttttttcatgctctcacccgggccatggcccaggcagGCCCCCCCTCACTCCGTCCCTGCTTCATTCAAACCATTTGTCCTCAATGGTTCCTCCGACCTTTTGGCAGCTGAAAAATTTAGGATCGGTCTATTTGCACGACAACTCTTTAACTGGGTCCCTCCATTAGAGATTGGAAATCTAACTGCAGTGTCCAATATGGACTTCTCTCAAATAAGTTGTCTGGAGATTTGCCTGCATCCTTGATGGAGCTTCAAATGCTTCAATATCTAAATCTCTCTAAAAACTCATTTTCTGGTCATATTCCTGGAAATCTAGAAGCAATGGTGTGTCTGGAATCACTTGACCTTTCTTATAACCTTTTATCTGGTGAAATTCCATGAAATTCCAAAGGCACTGGGGCAATTGAGAAGTATCAAGAGCTTGAACTTATCTTTCAATCAATTGGAAGGAGAAATTCCAAGTGATGGGATCTTTGCAAACCTTACTGCCAATTCGTTTGTCGGAAACCATGGCCTTTGTGGGGCTTCAAGGTTTGGGGGTGCCAAGGTGTTCCAATAAGAACAAGCTACACAAAAGATCTAATCTAACTAGAGTTATTGTCGGAAGCACGCTTGAAAGTTGTGCCCTGCTCATTAAATCATTTCGTGGAAAGGCAGCAGCTCATAAGCATGACTCTGTTGAACTATTGCCCGGAACCAAGCACCCATTGATCTCTTATAGAGAGCTACTGCATGCAACAAAACAACTTTGACAATTCAAACTTAATCGGGAGTGGAAGTTTCGGCTCTGTTTACAAAGGGATCCTTTCTGATGGGACAACTATTGCAGTGAAAGTGCTAAACCTGCTGTTCGAGGGGGCATTGAACAGCTTCAGCATAGAATGTGAGGTCGTGAGCAAAGTTGGACatcaaaatcttttgagaaTTATCTCTTCTTGCACCAATGAAGAGTTCAAAGCTTTGGTTCTTCAGTACATGCCACGAGGGAGTTTAGAGAATTGCTTATATGCGAGTGCAGAGAGCCTGAATCTtctccaaagattggatatcatgattgacgTAGCATGTGCCATAGAATACCTTCACCACGACTTTTTTGAGCCGATACTTCACTGCGACTTGAAGCCAAGCAACGTGCTTTTAGGTGGCGACATGATTGCGTATGTTGCTGATTTTGGTATTGCAAAGATTTTAGTCAGAAGCAAGTCGTCCACTCTTACAGAAACACTTGGCACAACAGGATACATTGCTCCAGGTACTCTGCTTTCTCCACTGTAcgtcttttcttctcttctatgCAAACATTGGGAACATAGATTGGCTTCATTTTATTCACGGACAACATTATTGGGAAGGAACTTTGCTAGATTATGCCGCAAAAATGCGTATATAactctttgcatcttttgaatTAGGATGGAACATCAACGATTCCTGCTCGATAATTTGTCTCATGATCAATTGCCATGCAATTTGGAAATGAAATCTTCAACATCAGTTAAAACTGTGCCACTTATGTGTTCCACTGTTAAGACAACTGACTTTGTAATCTTGCTTTCTAATGCACGTGGGATTGACTGGTCAGAATTTGGGTTGAGCGGAAAGGTATCAACTAAAGCTGATGTTTATAGCTATGGAGTTCTCCTCCTGGAGACGTTCACAAGAAGAAAACCTACAGATGCAATGTTTGCGGGTGATTTTAGCTTGATACAGTGGGTAGCTGATGCACTTCCTGATGCAGTTGTAGGGGTTGTTGATGGACGCCTTCTGTATGGGTATGGTAGCAGCAGCTACAATGGGCAGCAAGAAGCCATAAGATCAAACACCAGGATTGAGCTTCTCGTATCGATCTTGCAAGTTGGTTTGTTATGTTCAAGGGAGTCTCCAACAGAGAGAACCAACATGAGAGAAGTGGTAGCAGACCTAAAGAAGATTAGAGCAAACTTGAGCGTCTTAGAAACCAGTAACATGGCAAGAAACAGATCTTTCTGAAAATTATCTTGCAGGGTGTCCTCCGTTTGTGGATAGCTCTGTTTTTCAGTCTGCTCTAGACGGTGGCGCTCATCCTGTTGGCTTTTAtctactttgtttttttttctcaaatctaCTTTCCTGTTTTGCTTTTTCCTGAATCTCCTCGGGGCTTAACGTTGAGGTGATTCTGTCTTCGATCTGCACCAAATCACCATTGAAATTATAGCCTTCAATCCCAATTATATGTAAAACTGTGGACTTGTTTATGtgtttttatattcaaatctgaatttggcCCAATGCTGGATTCAGCAATATCATATTAGTTTGACACAGTGAAGGCTGGTAGGCTAGCTATAGATCCTCTCCCTttgtctctctatctctctctcagttCATGTAGACATGGTATCAACTAGAGTTGCACAATAGGTCGGTTTCTAATCAAATGTCcaatttgaaaataattgtcTGCTTTTAGTCCACTAAAAGAATTTTCTAGTATAGTTTGGATGGGATCTGCGTAAATTGATATATGCAAATACCTACCGTCATTTAGAAAGATATTATGTTCAGCTCGGCATGCGTTGTTATGTTTGAATTTTGAGATGCTTGCCCATATATTAAAACCATTTTATTGAGCAAAATCAGATTCAACATGTTAAAAGTAGCAAACTCAAtatccaagttgaaggatgtaccGTAAATTTACTTAAACCCCGAAGAAAACGAGAAGCTTGGAGGAGAAACGATAGAGCTAGGGTTTTTCGGTTGAAGGGCTTCGGTCGcaatttcagatttcagatttggtgAAGATACTctgtaatttttgagtcatcaCAGTGTGATTTTGAGCCAAAACTTtcatgggctggtgtgggcagtggcccacgcCAACCCGTAGCCGTTGGTTTGGAGTTGAATCATGCTATGCTAACAAGTTTTAATGCATTAATTTCAAGTCATTTGGAGTTGACGAAAACTTGTGgccattaaaaagaagaaaggttACAGGTGCCATTTTTTTCGTCTTAATATACACGACATCCGTCACCAAGTACTGCATATAATTGATCACAATCAAACAAGTCAAAAACGCCAAGTACTTGCAAAGCTTAGCCAAACACGGCACGACTTGTTAAGGACTTAATTAAGGCGCTCTT
This window of the Nymphaea colorata isolate Beijing-Zhang1983 chromosome 2, ASM883128v2, whole genome shotgun sequence genome carries:
- the LOC116247230 gene encoding receptor kinase-like protein Xa21, yielding MQQNNFDNSNLIGSGSFGSVYKGILSDGTTIAVKVLNLLFEGALNSFSIECEVVSKVGHQNLLRIISSCTNEEFKALVLQYMPRGSLENCLYASAESLNLLQRLDIMIDVACAIEYLHHDFFEPILHCDLKPSNVLLGGDMIAYVADFGIAKILVRSKSSTLTETLGTTGYIAPGTLLSPLMEHQRFLLDNLSHDQLPCNLEMKSSTSVKTVPLMCSTVKTTDFVILLSNARGIDWSEFGLSGKVSTKADVYSYGVLLLETFTRRKPTDAMFAGDFSLIQWVADALPDAVVGVVDGRLLYGYGSSSYNGQQEAIRSNTRIELLVSILQVGLLCSRESPTERTNMREVVADLKKIRANLSVLETSNMARNRSF